Proteins from a single region of Lepus europaeus isolate LE1 chromosome 4, mLepTim1.pri, whole genome shotgun sequence:
- the TIFAB gene encoding TRAF-interacting protein with FHA domain-containing protein B → MERPLTILRVSLYHPSLGPHTSASIPPWLQHDTSPLLVGRGQDAHLQLRLPHLSRRHLSLEPYLEKGGALLVFCLKVLSRRGCVWVNGLTLRFLEQVPLSPVSRVSFSGVQMLLHVEGGPSLEAFTCCFRLSPSPLVCRPKAEESDEWESTYQEQPAPGPGATGHPHFPCGPSQPCPGGGAELQPWREPLDAALC, encoded by the coding sequence ATGGAGAGGCCCCTCACCATCCTGCGTGTGAGCCTGTACCACCCCTCCCTGGGCCCGCACACCTCTGCCAGCATCCCGCCCTGGCTACAGCACGACACCAGCCCCCTGCtggtggggcgggggcaggacGCCCACCTCCAGCTGCGGCTGCCCCACCTCTCCCGCCGACACCTGTCCCTGGAGCCCTACCTGGAGAAGGGCGGCGCCCTGCTGGTCTTCTGCCTCAAGGTGCTGAGCCGCAGGGGCTGCGTGTGGGTGAACGGGCTGACACTGAGGTTCCTGGAGCAGGTCCCCCTGAGCCCCGTCAGTAGGGTCTCCTTCTCCGGCGTCCAGATGCTACTCCATGTGGAGGGAggcccctccctggaggccttcacctgctgcttccgcCTCAGCCCATCACCCCTGGTTTGCAGGCCAAAGGCCGAGGAGAGTGACGAATGGGAGAGCACCTACCAGGagcagcctgccccagggccggGGGCCACAGGTCACCCGCACTTTCCCTGTGGCCCTTCCCAGCCATGCCCAGGAGGCGGGGCTGAACTCCAGCCCTGGAGAGAACCCCTGGATGCTGCCCTCTGCTAA